A region from the Sphingopyxis lindanitolerans genome encodes:
- a CDS encoding LytR/AlgR family response regulator transcription factor, giving the protein MTSLKVMAVDDEELALRRITLLMGEIEGAELVATTQDPLDALAQIDRLRPDVLLLDIHMAGLDGIELAEHLLQTGGYVPQIIFVTAFNQHAVRAFDARAVDYVLKPVRADRLKVALDRARDQIEQERASQYAAHLERVVHELRRQMPPASSDGDGDEQEIWAQRGGNYVRLLPRDIEWAESERDYVHIHNHERAFLLRTTMTALSDRLGSEQFIRVRRSALVRLDRIESIRDRGYGHVHVLLRSGTQVRVGRTYLKPLRERMNPGDAG; this is encoded by the coding sequence ATGACATCGCTGAAAGTCATGGCGGTCGATGACGAGGAACTGGCGCTCCGCCGCATCACGCTGTTGATGGGAGAAATCGAAGGCGCAGAGCTTGTGGCGACCACCCAGGACCCGCTCGACGCGCTGGCCCAGATCGACCGTCTGCGGCCCGACGTCCTGCTGCTGGACATCCATATGGCCGGGCTCGACGGGATCGAACTGGCCGAACATCTGCTCCAGACCGGCGGTTACGTCCCGCAGATCATATTCGTGACCGCGTTCAACCAGCACGCCGTCCGCGCCTTTGACGCGCGCGCGGTCGATTATGTGCTGAAACCGGTGCGGGCGGACCGACTGAAGGTCGCGCTGGATCGGGCCCGCGATCAGATCGAGCAGGAACGCGCCTCGCAATATGCCGCCCATCTCGAACGCGTGGTTCACGAACTGCGGCGGCAGATGCCGCCCGCATCAAGCGACGGCGATGGTGACGAACAGGAGATATGGGCGCAGCGGGGCGGCAATTATGTCCGCCTGCTGCCGCGTGACATCGAATGGGCGGAATCGGAACGCGACTATGTCCATATCCATAATCACGAGCGGGCCTTTCTGCTGCGGACCACCATGACGGCGCTGAGCGATCGGCTGGGCAGCGAACAGTTCATCCGCGTGCGCAGATCCGCACTGGTGCGCCTCGATCGTATCGAATCGATACGCGACCGCGGCTATGGCCATGTCCATGTGCTGCTGCGATCCGGCACACAGGTGCGAGTGGGGCGAACCTATCTCAAGCCCTTGCGCGAACGAATGAACCCGGGCGATGCCGGATAA
- a CDS encoding autotransporter outer membrane beta-barrel domain-containing protein — translation MNSGIVTVPGDKPNPWDLGGVLIVGDGGTGTLTIKDGGVVSNTAGRVGDDASGIGTVMVSGNDGAGNASHWINSAALQIGVGGTGTLTVEGGGKVSSDSGSIGKDAGSKGTVTVRGTDADGNASRWVNVVRGLDVGTFGEGLLSIEDGGIVENFNGIIGGAAGGRGEVMATGAGSRWINGGSITVGAGGTGRLTVTGGASVTGNYGYIGERSTGEGSVTVSGADSAGNVSSWISRSGIEVAGDGAGTLTIANGGFVSSPNAYIGTNAGSSGVATVSGINADGTASRWDNDASFHIGFRGNAAMTIADGGVVSAPIARIATHGGSSAILNIGAAAGAAATGAGTLAAATLSFGDGDGTLIFNHSDANYEFTAQLSSNGTGAHILEHHAGTTMLTGNSVDFSGTTTISGGQIVVNGTLGGTTHVLADGTLAGAGTLTGAIDIADGGTLRGMQGQTLTMASLALSSGSNIDVTLGAPGNAAGLFSITSDIVLDGQLNVTSDLGYGQGVYRLFDYGGTVTDNGLDIAAMPVGTTGEVQTSVDKQVNLVVSGPPDPGPVPDIQFWNGTTIVANGAINGGGGVWNDVNINWTDANGTRVDVWGSKLAVFQNNPDVVTVDGGVAATGMQFIGEGWRIEGDAITLAGDNGATTIRVGDGSGAGTHVATIASTLSGASTLVKDDQGLLILSGENSYSGGTAIKAGTLQIGDGGTTGSIQGDVANDGLFAFNRSDAISFGGEISGTGDVTLRGGDVTFTAANNYAGTTALLAGATLRLGDGGTVGSITGPVDNAGTLVFNRSDDIAFAGAISGDGTIRHLGGGKTELTADSSAFAGTTEVGAGILAVNGSLGGAMNLLAGGRLQGTGTVGDLIVSGTIAPGNSIGTLNVAGNISFAAGSIYEVEANAAGEADRIAASGTATINGGSVQVLEGDGDYRPQTDYTILTAGGGVTGTFTDVTSNLAFLDPSLVYGANNVTLRLTRNSISFAGIGLTPNQIAAGAGTESLDWGSPVVDAVMQLSAEQGRDAFDQLSGEIHPSARHAMIEDSRLVRHAVWDRLRGASSDDRGGAWGQAIGSWGHSGGDGNAARLDRSTAGLLMGVDRASETMRFGVVGGYSRTNIDLDARGSSGKIGNFHLGAYAGGQWGDVAVRTGLTYSWHDIQTTRRIGFAGFSDTARAEYGGGTFQAFGELGYGFDLGRTELEPFASLAYVRAKNDAFEEVGGDAILLGGKATTDVTFSTLGLRTATMFDLGKADASFRAAAGWRHAFGDNLPITAMGYQAGGNAFAIAGLPVTRDAATVEAGLDVAVSSRARIGIGYSGQIGSRLADHSAKASINFRF, via the coding sequence GTGAACAGCGGCATCGTGACCGTTCCCGGCGATAAACCCAACCCATGGGATTTGGGGGGCGTGCTCATCGTCGGCGATGGCGGAACGGGGACGCTGACGATCAAGGATGGCGGCGTCGTTTCGAACACCGCCGGGCGTGTTGGCGACGATGCCAGCGGCATCGGCACGGTCATGGTTTCGGGCAATGACGGTGCCGGCAATGCCTCGCATTGGATCAATTCCGCGGCCCTGCAGATCGGGGTGGGCGGCACCGGGACGCTGACGGTTGAAGGCGGCGGCAAGGTCTCCAGTGATTCGGGCTCGATCGGCAAGGATGCCGGCAGCAAGGGGACAGTGACGGTCCGGGGCACCGATGCCGATGGCAATGCGTCGCGCTGGGTGAATGTCGTTCGCGGCCTGGACGTCGGCACTTTTGGCGAAGGCCTGTTGTCGATCGAGGATGGCGGGATCGTCGAGAATTTCAACGGCATCATCGGCGGGGCAGCCGGCGGCCGTGGCGAGGTGATGGCGACGGGCGCCGGATCTCGCTGGATCAACGGCGGCAGCATCACGGTCGGAGCGGGTGGCACGGGGAGGCTGACCGTCACGGGAGGCGCGTCGGTCACGGGAAATTACGGCTATATCGGCGAGCGGTCGACCGGTGAAGGAAGCGTGACCGTATCGGGCGCCGACAGCGCCGGGAATGTTTCGAGCTGGATAAGCCGCTCCGGTATCGAGGTCGCGGGCGATGGCGCCGGGACGCTGACGATCGCGAACGGCGGATTTGTCTCCAGCCCCAATGCCTATATCGGCACCAACGCCGGTAGTAGCGGTGTAGCCACAGTTTCGGGGATCAACGCCGACGGCACGGCCTCGCGCTGGGACAATGACGCGAGTTTTCATATCGGCTTTCGGGGCAATGCGGCCATGACCATCGCCGATGGTGGCGTGGTGTCCGCGCCGATCGCCAGAATCGCGACCCACGGTGGTAGCAGCGCGATCCTGAATATCGGGGCCGCAGCCGGTGCGGCCGCGACAGGCGCCGGGACCCTCGCCGCCGCGACGCTCAGTTTTGGTGATGGTGACGGGACGCTGATCTTCAACCACAGCGATGCCAATTACGAATTCACCGCGCAGTTGAGCAGCAACGGTACCGGTGCCCATATTCTGGAACACCATGCCGGGACGACGATGTTGACGGGTAACAGCGTCGATTTTTCGGGCACAACGACCATCAGCGGCGGTCAGATTGTTGTCAACGGCACGCTTGGCGGAACGACGCATGTTCTGGCCGACGGCACGCTCGCCGGCGCCGGCACTCTGACCGGGGCCATCGATATTGCCGATGGCGGCACCTTGCGGGGCATGCAGGGCCAGACCCTGACCATGGCATCGCTCGCCTTGTCCAGCGGATCGAACATCGACGTGACGCTGGGCGCGCCCGGCAATGCCGCCGGTCTGTTCAGCATCACCAGCGATATCGTGCTCGACGGGCAACTCAACGTCACATCCGATCTCGGCTATGGCCAGGGCGTTTACCGCCTGTTCGATTATGGCGGCACGGTTACCGACAACGGCCTCGATATCGCGGCGATGCCGGTCGGCACGACCGGCGAGGTTCAGACCTCGGTGGACAAGCAGGTCAACCTGGTCGTCAGCGGCCCGCCGGATCCGGGGCCGGTTCCCGATATTCAATTCTGGAACGGCACGACGATAGTGGCGAATGGCGCGATCAATGGCGGTGGCGGCGTGTGGAACGACGTCAATATCAATTGGACTGACGCCAATGGCACCCGCGTCGACGTCTGGGGCAGCAAGCTCGCGGTGTTCCAGAACAACCCTGATGTCGTGACCGTCGATGGCGGCGTCGCGGCCACGGGAATGCAGTTCATCGGTGAGGGCTGGCGCATCGAGGGTGACGCGATCACGCTGGCTGGCGACAATGGCGCCACCACCATCCGCGTTGGTGACGGATCGGGCGCCGGTACGCATGTCGCCACCATCGCCTCGACCCTGTCCGGCGCCAGCACGCTGGTGAAGGACGATCAGGGCCTGCTGATCCTGTCCGGCGAGAATAGCTATTCGGGCGGCACCGCGATCAAGGCCGGGACGTTGCAGATTGGTGATGGCGGCACGACCGGGTCGATTCAGGGCGACGTCGCCAATGATGGCCTGTTCGCCTTCAACCGTTCGGATGCGATCAGCTTTGGCGGCGAGATCAGCGGGACGGGCGACGTCACGCTGCGGGGCGGTGACGTGACCTTCACCGCCGCCAATAATTATGCCGGAACCACCGCACTGCTCGCTGGCGCGACCTTGCGGCTGGGCGATGGCGGCACGGTGGGGTCGATCACCGGCCCGGTCGATAATGCCGGGACGCTGGTCTTCAACCGTTCCGACGATATCGCCTTTGCGGGCGCGATCAGCGGCGACGGCACCATTCGCCATCTGGGCGGCGGCAAGACCGAACTCACCGCAGACTCCAGCGCCTTTGCCGGAACGACCGAGGTCGGGGCGGGCATATTGGCGGTGAACGGATCGCTGGGCGGCGCGATGAATCTGCTGGCGGGTGGCCGTCTGCAAGGCACCGGCACGGTCGGCGATCTGATCGTGTCAGGCACCATCGCGCCGGGCAATTCGATCGGCACGCTTAACGTCGCAGGCAATATCAGCTTTGCAGCCGGGTCAATCTATGAGGTCGAGGCCAATGCCGCGGGTGAGGCCGACAGGATCGCCGCGTCGGGCACCGCCACCATCAACGGCGGTTCGGTGCAGGTTCTGGAGGGCGATGGCGATTATCGGCCCCAGACCGACTACACCATCCTTACCGCCGGTGGCGGGGTGACCGGCACCTTTACGGACGTGACGTCGAACCTCGCTTTCCTCGACCCCTCGCTCGTCTATGGCGCGAACAATGTGACGCTGCGCCTGACGCGCAACAGCATCAGCTTTGCGGGTATCGGCCTGACGCCAAACCAGATCGCGGCCGGTGCCGGGACCGAAAGCCTGGATTGGGGCAGCCCGGTGGTCGATGCGGTCATGCAACTCTCGGCCGAACAGGGTCGCGATGCCTTTGATCAACTGTCGGGCGAGATCCACCCCTCGGCGCGCCACGCGATGATCGAGGACAGCCGGTTGGTTCGTCATGCGGTCTGGGACCGGTTGCGCGGCGCGTCGTCGGACGATCGTGGCGGTGCCTGGGGCCAGGCGATCGGTTCGTGGGGCCATAGTGGCGGCGACGGCAATGCGGCGCGGCTCGACCGCTCGACCGCCGGCTTGCTGATGGGCGTCGATCGGGCCAGCGAGACGATGCGCTTCGGTGTGGTCGGCGGCTATAGCCGCACGAACATTGACCTCGATGCGCGCGGATCGTCGGGAAAGATCGGCAATTTCCACCTTGGCGCCTATGCGGGCGGCCAATGGGGCGATGTCGCGGTGCGGACCGGGCTGACCTATAGCTGGCATGACATCCAGACGACGCGTCGCATCGGCTTTGCCGGGTTCAGCGACACGGCTCGCGCCGAATATGGCGGCGGCACGTTCCAGGCGTTCGGCGAACTGGGCTATGGCTTTGACCTTGGCCGCACCGAGCTCGAACCGTTCGCCAGCCTCGCCTATGTCCGGGCGAAGAACGATGCTTTCGAGGAAGTGGGTGGCGACGCGATCCTGCTCGGCGGGAAAGCCACGACCGATGTCACTTTCTCGACCCTGGGGCTGCGCACCGCGACGATGTTCGACCTCGGCAAGGCCGACGCCAGCTTCCGCGCCGCAGCGGGATGGCGCCACGCGTTCGGGGACAATCTGCCGATCACGGCGATGGGCTATCAGGCAGGCGGCAACGCCTTCGCGATCGCCGGCCTACCGGTGACGCGCGACGCCGCCACCGTCGAGGCGGGGCTGGATGTCGCGGTTTCCAGCCGGGCCCGGATCGGCATCGGCTATAGCGGCCAGATCGGTAGCCGCCTTGCCGACCATAGCGCCAAGGCCAGCATCAACTTCCGTTTCTGA